A region of the Osmia lignaria lignaria isolate PbOS001 chromosome 5, iyOsmLign1, whole genome shotgun sequence genome:
gtcggtgctcggggtccttagaaccccgagacaatataaaTTAGATATGCAGAATCGTTGGCgctggggtctttagaaccccgagacaatataaaTTAGATATGCAAAATCATCGGggcttggggtctttagaaccccgagacaatataatttagatatacagaatcgtcgATGCTTGGGGTCTtcagaaccccgagacaatataatttcGGTATACAGAATCGgcggtgcttggggtctttagaaccccgcgacaatataatttagatatagAGAATCGTCGATGcccggggtccttagaaccccgatacactataaattagatatgtagAATCGTCGGCGCTTGGGGTTCCTAGAACCCCATGACAGTTTAATTTTAGTATGCAGTATCCACagtacttcggggtccttagaaccccgcggCGATAAAATTTTAGTAACCTACATGAAGccagccggaaggaataataaaatatgattatttttaatgtttcttagtgtatttcgtttgtaaatcgtttgtgattgattgtgtgtctatttttaacatttgtaacaaattaattcctttgtaattagcaattttatttaaatcatgaCGTGAGCCGAaacattttagtaatttttaataataaacagattttgtgacaactgataactgtaattgattggaaatcgtttgtgatttacaaatatatcattttcattgtttgtgggtgaataatttcttaattatttacaagtttgttttatacttAATAATTGTAGCTCCTTAATACCcgaatatgatatcaggtccgtatgaagagggcacaataaatataattttttcttagagtttatttaatttacttcatttatctttttttgcttattaaataagctcatcgaaggggaataacatttatgattatatccctcttctgagtctcagccgaggaccccatttattttactttttccagttatttatataattttatccctcattataggccaaggccatctcggtagcccttacatccctgcattccttccacCCCAGCATTTCTTACATTGctgcaacccttaaatatcattttttttttttttttttttttttaacgtggtggaaatcttcagaaagacaccttcagcccccctggggaggggccggaggtagtgtgggatttttacccactaaaaccaccacggcggcctgcactagggcggtaAGGAGGGTGctttgaccctccgccatgtgccaaactccgccgacatcgtgggccacacccgatgccggcattcctcgggccgcgtgcagtggagaccggggccccagccccgaacCCCTGcagaattcctttacatccctcgttccgttacatttcagcatcccttacatccctgcattcgttttatccctatattcctttcatccctacactccttgcatatcttcatcccttacatccctacattctattcatccttacatcccttacatcgcttcatcccttacatccctacattccttacatctcttcatcccttaaattcctacattcttatcattcCTACgttccttataataaatatattataaagactgcttggAGTAAAGGTaaataaaggtaagtaaaggtaagtaaaggtaagttagaatttcgcgaaaatttcgaaaaacagcgccccctagcggcaaaaatgcgaactagaatttcgatgtcgaatcagcgccatctggtttcggaaaagggaactaaaccatgcacccattttggccctctggcggcaaaaatgtgaactaaaatttcgatgtcgaatcagcgccatctggtttcggaaaaaggaactaaaccatgctccaattttggccctctggcggcaaaaatgtgaactaaaatttcgattttgaatcagcgccatttggtttcggaaaaaggaactaaaccatgctccaattttggccctctggcgacaaaaatgtgaactaaaatttcgatgtcgaatcagcgccctctggtggcgaagaaaggaactaaatttgaataaaatcgcgggccttatagccgcaaaaatttcagggaggtactgggatgtatggaatgcaggaatataagtgatacagagatgtaaaggatacaagcatgtaaggaatgcagggatgtaagggaagcgcagttgtaagagatgcagagatgtaagggatgaagagatgtaaagaatgtcgggatgtaaggaatgtagggatggaaagaatgtatggatgaaaagaatgtagggttgaagagaatgtagggataaaaagaatgtagggctgaagagaatgtatggataaaaagaatgtacggatgaaaataattataaataatatataaaaatatatgaaatcatTTATCTTTCTTTATGAGCTTAGACCTACGCTCCCTAACTATTTATTATCCTACTCCTCTTTATGGACCAAGCCTCCCTTGgcagatatttatttcttcattcgtTTTATGAGCCTCGCAAGGACTACCACTAAATCACTGTATCTCCGTATCCCTTGTGCTTAATAAAATAGCAATAGAtacaaatagaatcatttatttaatcttacacaatgtaaaatataaatattctcactctttcttttttctttgatcGACAGCGTTATATCTTAGAAACATGTAATAATAAAGTATCCAAGAATAAAGTACTCCTGTCGCGCAATATATGGATGTAATTGCTAAAGGTAGGAATGGTAGTTTGTCGCCAAATATTAACTTATGCAATACTGTTTCATATACCGTTAATATTGGCAAAATAATCACATATATATATTCATGAAAATAAAGCAACTGCTGTTTAAACTTTCTGGAGAGAGTTAAAAACGATGCGAGCATGTATGTTAgaagtaataatattttcaatggaGTTAAATTTGTAGGATAAAGCAATGGTAGCAGGGCAGTGTGTCCAGCACtgcttaaaattaaaaaaattctagcATCATCTTTATCAGTCACAGCCAGAACACTGAAACATATATAACAATTGTATTAGACTGAAATAAGATAACGAGCTAATATGTATTTCTTCTTACCACAATGGAATGATAGCAGTTAAAATAGCTTTCTCGTGTACATGCCAACCAAATATGAAGGAGCATAAAGCACAAAGTATTAAGCTCCTCACAAATTGTTTCAGATTTGTGCTATAATCTTTTTTGAAAAAGAGGCAGTATAATGTAGGCTGCAATTTGTACAACGTTTAAATACCATGATCAGCAAATGTTACAAAGGTTAAACAATGTTCAAAACACCTACCAATATTGAagataatgttaataaaaatgtcACAAATGGAGTAGGTGTTGGTAACACTAAGAATGATTGCTCCTGTACTAAACCACCAGTCATTACTGCTAGTTTGGTGGTTGTTAACAAACCTAATTGTTTTAAAACTAGAGATAATAATTTATCTGCACCTATGTATAGTGCCCAAGCATTAGCAGCCCAGTAAGCATGTACTAAGCCTCTTTTAAATGGAAACAGTCTTGATAATACCTGAAACAGTTATTATTAGCTTCAGGAAAGAAGATAGTGAAGATATTATTTACCTGAGGTAACTGAGAAATAAACGGACCAAATGAAACTGCTAATGTGATTATAACTATACTTCCAAGCATAAATAAacgtttaaaaaattgattaccATTCATACAGTATGATTTAAGTAACCAGATTACGAAGATTGGAGCAACATATAAATAGATATGTTTCAAATTCAACAACAATGCAAACCACAGAGTTCCTTGTAATACAGAAACCTGAAAAACAGTTTCTTTAAGTAAGTAAAATTAAGAGACATATTTCTATTTACCTGAtcatttattttagaaacatttGCAACAGCTAACAGGAAAATACCAAGTAGAAACCCATTATACTGAAAATGTATATGATCTACTACTAACAATCCCATGTTGCATAGTGATAAAATCACAAAAATAGCATAACTATCAAATGAAGAGCAGAATACTTTCCCAATcctgaaatttataatataaaatatacatagatgGTATCTCTTTAATaaagaatattcaatttttgGCAACATACTCTTTCACTCCATAAGCAAATATAAAATCCAAGAATATAACAGTGCTTCTTTGAAAATAGATAGTATTTGATGATGCATaatttaagttttctactttaagCATCTCAGGATCAATAAATTGCGCTATACAACTTAGAATATATTCAAACCATGCAAACATTGGTGGATAATCCAATGTCCATTGTGATTTGGCATTTGTGTACCATTCTTTGACTGGTAAACTGTGTGTTATAGCAAGCCAGTTGCGGTGCACCTCAAAGTCTGTAGAGTgactaaaaaatgaaataacttaACTACTGTAATAGTCAATTATTGTATATATAAGTACAGTATTGTTTAAACATGTAAAGAGACATACTATGTAGGTATTAAGAGCAGCTTGAGGCAAGTGATCAGAGTAAAGACACGAAAAACTATTCTATTTGCATTGTAATTTGTAGATGGAAGATCTATTTTTTTCGCCTTTTTTGATGTAGAAACATGTTTATTATCCATAGTATTTGTCGTTGATATAATGCGTTTCACGTGGCATCTTCTAACGCATTCCTGTGACTACAAATAcgaaaagactggacatgcatTTTTTCTCGAAACAAGGGGTCCCAGAAACCCCAAGCTGAGATTACATCttataaaacaatttaaatttttcccgCGTTTTGGGATATGGTGGCGTTGAGATGTTGGCACGCGACCTTATACATTGCTGCAATGGGAAAAGTGGGAGCCGTTAGCAGTCCATAGGCAAAGTCTTTATTAAAGGGTTACATCTGCATGCTATCACCATCAATATCACTAATTTCGCCCCTACAGGGACCGGTGCTTTTTGAGGGCTTATCTGCCCCCATGTTGCCCAACGAACACTATCGTCCACGCGCATTGGGGATCGGTTGGCAGCGCTGCCAACCCCATACTCCgcgcatttttaaatttctccttcttttcttttccatacTTCTGTAAACTTATCTCTCCATACTGTTATCGTGGCcggtgtatgtgtgtgtgtacgtgtgtgtatgtgttagTGTggccccttttagtcgcctcttacgacaggcaggggataccgtggccgtattctaagccccccgagccacagggggttaCATCTGCATGCAGAAAGCAATGACCAAAAAACCGGCGGGGCCATCAGGGCCCCTGACGTCGTAAGTGGGGGCTCCAAATACCTTTGCACCCGGCCCAAGTAGAAGCTGGCacgatttaaaaaacaaataggATCAAAGGGAGTGAAAATTGGGTTTTTTCAGTTATCAGTTTGAGATGCAGTAAAAGAgtgactggtaaaacaggcacgattatcatACCGACTGTGCTCTCTGCATCTGGGGGATGCCTGGGACCCTATAAATCATGCCCCCCGAAAAccaaggcatgtccagtcttctacatctgtagtcactgctataTGATAATCGTATGTAGGTAAATTGGCGCCTAGTTTATTTGCTGTCGGTATAATAGATTTCTGTATAAAACGCTTATTTTCAATTGTAAGAAGTTTAATCATTTTGCAAAATCTCTTTGGATCTGATTTAAAAACTGATTATAATTAATCATGATTGATTAGTTAATTTAACAAATTGTTTCTCCAATCTGTAAAAAAGTAATTACTCTAATTTTAACTTTGAATCTTTTGTCCAATTAATACAAAAATCTTCATCGTTTATCTTTTTGATATGTATAACTCTTTTCATAAACCTACAAACGCACCTTTTAACATTTCTTTTCCATTGTCCTATTGTTTGAAATGCTAGCCTTCATTAAAGACCCCTGTGGGCAAATGTCATTAGGGGTTGATGTCGAATCGTCAATTCTTCCAGAAAGATTATTATAAGCAAATGTAacgttattataataaaataaataaaaataaaaatatttaatcttaattaatacttataataaatactcataatatttcatttacacaCTGGTGTTatctaattaattagaaaattgaaatttatcgtaTTATCTTGTCTGATAATACTAATTATGAAATATGGAATTGATATGGTTGTAGACGTAGATTGTTCTTAGACACGTGATGTCCAGAGTTGTTTACTCAATTAGTATGCTTGATGGCCACTTCCTCTTATTGTACCTTAAGTATACTTTCTTTCTTAGAGAAGGATGATGATGTCTACCTTGtattcttaaaatttcaatcGTTATTCGAATATAATCTACAGAACTATTTATTTCAATTGCTTTGATGGCTAGTAGAAAGTTTTGTGAAATGCTTTCTTCCTATTATCGACAAGAGAAACGAGGTTCTAAAGGCATTTCGAGTAATGAACTTTTGTTTGTTCCATTAGCAGTTTACTGGAGTTAAGTATGCTAATTACAAGAATAAATTTTGTTAGTCTAGTCTGCACTTTATTTACATACCTTTTCTTGAAATGAATGTACGAAATAATGTAGagtttaaacaaatttcaaattataaattaatagtCGGCTATATTTGATCTAATTTACTGGAGGGTCATTAAGAAATGCTTCTAAATTTAGCTAATGTGTAATCAGTAACTGTCCATTTCCATCAACATTCATATCTGTACTCAATTTTAATCGACGTACTTTtcctttatttgaaataaatatctcTATCGTCAACTTCCGTTGTATCAGATAAATTGAATAACCTCGCTATCATTACTCATGTTTATCAAGAAAGTTCTTGCAgaagtaattatttattttaaatcctCCATAACTTGAGATCTACTGGATCTCTTCTTTATTCTAGAAATATATAGGGTGAACTCTTGAGAGAGGTAGAATTTTGCAAGgtgtatttatattaaaataaattgaatattgaatgtttttttatttgcaaGAGTTGCTAATATTTTGAAAGTAATAATGGGACAtttgattctaaaattctaaaattctaagattccaaaattctaagatcctaaaatttcaagattctaaaattctaaaattccaagataataaaatttaaaaatttcaagatcctaatattccaaaatcttaaaattctaaaattctaagatagtaaagttaaaaaattctaagatttaaaaattctaagatcctaaaatttcaagattctaaaattctaaaattctaaaattccaagataataaaatttaaaaatttcaagatcctaagattttagaattctaagattctaaaatctaAGATCCTAATATTCCAAAatcttaaaattcaaaaattctaagatACTAAAATTCCTGATAAATCAGAAATCTTTCATCTCCAAGGTTTCGCCAAATCTTGATTAAGATATAACAATTTTCGATATGTCTAAATTGTTTGAGACCTTGCAATAGGTAGTTTCAAACACTCATCGAGTTGTTTAAATGTTTCAAGTACCACCAAGTgtattattgattactcatctCCGTCTCTCTTTGTCTCTCCCCTCTCTCAGTGGATCCCCTCCAACATTTTCGAGTCCTCCCACCCTTGCATTTGTCGATCATACTATGCATAAAACCGTGGTTTAAAGAGGTGGCCGGTTTATCAACCGACCAGAGCGACCATGAGGTGCTACCTGTTCACCTCGAGCTGCTCGCTCGCAGTTTTTTTCGCGTTCCTCAGCTTGGTGAGTTTCCTTATTccacttttcaaaattttccaaaGCACTCGATTGACAttcaactttttatattttatcagtttctttactttttcttttgtaaaattaatcaatttggCAAATAAGcagttaaattaataatttaataataaatactgGATCAACAGTGACCCAAACTTATAAGGATGCAGTAACATAAGACAGGCATCCAAATTAGtttaaaaagattttatttcaaacttatAAAAAGATAAGggtctgaaattaaatttaaattgcctCTATCTAAGATCCACTGTCCAATGGCtgattatataatttattatacgatAGTCacctttcttatttttaatttaatatcgataaatttcgTACTTTGGTATGATGATATTAAGAAGCTGTCAGGAGAGAAGTGAATCCGGTTTTCAAACACGTTTGTAACGTACAACACTTAGAAATTTGGTTCATGGGTTCCTATTAATTCTTTCCTTATGAAGAATATTCTTTTCTTCAAAATACTAACGAAAAAATTATGAAGAttctattgaaatattattaaacataGATAGGAGGAATTTAATTTGCCTTGAACGATTGAACTCTATGAATCTCCATACTGGGACTGACTACTTTCACCATGAACTCTCACTGAGACTCCAtaatattttagtattttaaaatgtacaatttattttcaaacatccacaataaataaaagatatatctttttttacaattatactacttgtattatattaataaattatggaatttcaatttaatttaatttatttacaagaATCCATCCTCTATAATTTTGACattgtttaaatataaaattattaaaaatttcagtattccaaagtatacaatttatttttaaatatctataataaaaattaatatctttcttttacaattacattatttatattattattctttcatgaatctcaatttaattaaatttattaactaGTATTCACcctttttcaatataaaattattaaaaattaccaaTGTACCCTATTACCACAGGATAGTTAagttacaaaatttcaataaacacAGTATCTTCAGAAGGGAAGATAGGATAGTGTGAAACGCAATTAGATACTGTTATTCTAGAACCGGCACATGGTCATTTAGCGCTCCTGATAATTGTGCAGGTGGCTGGTGATGAACAATCATACACGGTTAAAGATGTAGGAGTCTACTATGAATCACTGTGCCCCGATAGCATACGATTCATCAAGAATCAATTGGTACCAGCGTACGACACCGTGAAGGATCACATCCGAGTTACACTCGTTCCTTATGGCAAAGCTTCggtgagaaatatttttaataaaaataactctGTCTATCAACTCTTTGTtacctaataaaaataatatttggaaGCTTCGTTTAACACACACTGAGAAAtgactaattttcaaattgcaattttcatcaaccgatggaaattaaatttgagaattttcagACTTTTGTTCTTCTATCTATTAACTCTTTGTtacctaataaaaataatatttggaaGCTTCGTTTAGCACACActgagaaattattaattttcaaattgtaatttCCATCACCCgctggaaattaaattttagaattttatttaaagtaaaatttgtaaatttgcaGCCTCGtgttttctataattttgtTGACAATTATCTAGCATATTTgagaaataatttatacataattaaatgtGTAGCACAAACGGAACGCTAAAACCGGAGATTGGGAATTTGCTTGCCAGCACGGACCTACAGAATGCCAAGGAAACATGGCTCAAGCTTGTGCCTTACACGAGATTCAAAACAAGGAACCGGCTGAAAAGGTTCAACAACTCAGCGTATCTCTTGTTGGTTGTGTAATGTCAGCGAGAAATCCAGCGTCGTCCGTGCCACAGGTAATTTGTTTTTCTCTCGGATGAAAAGTAACATCCTGAAGGTAATTATTGGTCACAGAAGGCTGGTTTCCCTTAGCCAGGGAAATGCGTTCCTTGCGTAATTTCGAGGCTGGGAGATAGCTATCAGTTAATTGACGGTCGTTTACATGTTGCatagttaattagaaattagaaaaataactttggaattttttaattgctgATTGAAAGTATTCAATTTTTCAGAGGATGTAAATATAACTTTCAATTTCATATTCTAATTTTTAGAAAGTAAAAATGGTGAAAAATGGTGGAGTTATTCGCTAATTTCTAAGCTTTTATGTAATCTATACTGTTAGGACATTGATGGGTATATtgcaaatatcattttttattacacatgcaaaatttatgttaatatcTATTCAATGTTTTGAGATATTTAATGTATTAGTATCACCCCTGGTCTACCCTTCCTCTATACCCAGGGTCGCGAAAATTTTTGCTCGAGTAAAGGGGGTTGccaaatggaaaattaatattctaaaattctaaaattctaagattccaagatattaagattctaaaattctaaacttctaaaattctataattctaaagtaccaaaattctaaaattctaaaattccaaaattctaagattctaaaattttaagattttaagatcctaaaattctcaaattctcaaattctaaaatatctattcaatattttgaaatatttagcgTGTTACTACCACCCCCGATCTACCCCTCCTTTGTACCCAGGGTCGCGAAAATATTTCCTGAAGTAATTGGAAATGTTTAAAAACCCTTGATTTAGCATCCCTGGAAGAtaactaattttcaaattgcaatttccATCTAATAGACTAATATAAAATTACGAATGGTGTCTTCTAATTTgctcaaaatattaattaatgttccAGTGTGCCCAGAGTGTAGGACTTAGCCAGGAAACTAAAACGAGCATCGACCAATGCATCAGTGGTTCTAAATCGAAAGAGCTGTTGGTTGTAAATGGCGAGAAAACAGAAGCCTTGAACCCTTCCCTCACTTTCGTTCCAACGATCACTATTAACGGagtaagtaattaattaaatcgaagAATCTTAAATAAAAAGCCTTCATCAttcctccttctttttttttaggtGACCTCGAAGGAGATTCAAAATAAGGCGTTGAGTAATTTCTTGAAACTTATCTGTGACATGATACCTCAGGACTCGCGTCCAGATAAATGCAGCACTGCCTAAAAATTGACACTAATAAATTGTTTAGAATTAACATTAAATTTGATGCAATGAATTTGGGACATAAGAGTgtgaaagaataaaagaaaattgagattaagattaaataaaacgattaaattcttttttaaagaagaaagtTGAAACCAACGGTAAAATCCTAAAAATCCAGGTAAAAGTACTGATAATTATAATCAGAATCATTGTATTTAATGATTAATATATACAAGCATCTATGTACAAAAATATATCTGATTCCATCTGTGTATAAAAATCAAGTATAAAAAGATGGGAACAAGTCTTTGGAAGTAGAGTAAACCTCTGTATAACATAATGAATATAAAAGTAGTTAATACATGTTTTCGTCTTATAATGTTAAATAAACATTGCGTTATACAGAGGTGTACCTTATGGCAACAAGTTGCCATGAGATCGATTTGAGTATTCTTCAGAATTCATCTCAACCATCGATGAATACAGCATCATCCAGGTTGCTCAGTTCGAGAAATTGTTGCTCGATGTCGGAGCCTAGCTCCTGGAAATCAGGAACCTCATCTTCCACTTGGTATCCTGAAAAATAATATCACAATGTAGGTATTTGGGATTTTGGAAAATATCaaaattctcgacaaaaaaatGTCGAAGTTCCTATTTCCTTAATTTCTAATCCAAAATAAAAAAGGCACATATGGTAATGTTTCATGGGAGGAACGATTATAGGTAAAGGGTTGAGGGGTGGAACCCGTCTCTAAAAATAGACACTcatgaaatcattaaaattcatttaaagaTTGAAAGTAACTAATTGAAGCCTAAATAATGACACGTTATGAATAAAAAAGGCACATATGGTAATGTTTCACTGGAGGAACGATTATAGGTAAAGGGTTGACGGGTGGAACCCCTCTCTAAAAATAGACACTCACgaaatcattaaaattcatttaaagaTTGAAAGTAACTGATTGAAGCCTAAATAATGACACGTTATGGGTAAATAAGACACATATGGTAATGTTTCATAGCAAGGCTGGTTATAGGTAAAGGGTTAAGGAGTGAAACCCCCTTCTACTGAAAATAGACActcatgaaataattaaaattaaaaaagtaataacATTGTATAACTTTTCATATACATAGGTCATTAACCCTTTGGGGGTGGAGTATTCTTAAGCTTGCACAGagtatcattaattttaattaaatccttCCCTTccatatattataaatctttaatGTCTACATTTATAGCTGAGTTTTATGtcaaaaatataatgtaaagaGAAAGAAACAGGAGTAGCTACCCTTATAGATCTATAACAAGTATCTGCTCTTATTACTCCATCTGTTATTCTTTCGAGTATTCTTTTTGGTCAGGAAAGGGTTTTGGTGATCTAAGAAGGATGATCAATATGGTATTTTCGTTCGGATAAAAATCGCGGCCGCGAGGGCTGGAATTTAAAAGGGCGCGCGTGTGTCGCACGTGGCAAGTAGTGTCGTATGTTTTGGCGCGTGCGTACGTGCGTGTGCTCCAGCGAAAAAAGCGTGGAATATTATTTTAAGACTCGGTGTGGGGTAAACGCGTAAAGCGGCGAACCTCCTCTGAGATTAAGCATGGAGGACCTAGCGTACTGTCATCATCGGCTTCGTTACCATTCAACGGGACAGAAAAAGGCAGCACGCGCGGACCCTGTACAATAATCATTTCTAAATGAACaacttctctccttttttttttaagtcacTTCTGGTCATTGaagtaattagaatttttcgatGGAGAGGGGTAAGTTCCTGAGTTGTTAACAGTGATgaggatttttttattttacgaggggatcttagaaatttggaattttggaatttgggaatattagaattttaggaaCGTAATATCTTGAAATTGTGGAATTTTGGAGTAATAGAAGTTTGGAActttaaaattatagaatttgggaattttggaATATGAGAATTTTAGGACTCTAAAAGCTTGGAATTTGGGAACTTTGGAATATTGGAATTGTAGACCTTAAAAACTTGAAatttgggaacttttaaatattagaatctTAGGACCCTTAAATCTTGGAaaattagaatcttagaatcttacaatcttggaatttgggaattttggaATATCAGAAGTTTAGAACCTTAAAAACttgaaatttgggaatttttgaGTATAGAATTTTAGGATATTACACTCTTAGAACCTTAGGATTTTAGAGCCCTAAAATCTTGGACCCTTAGAGATTTTGAATATTAGAATTCTAGAACCTTAAAATcttggaactttgaaattttgtaatattagaattttaaaactaaaatcttagaaccttaaaattttagaatattagaattttagaagcttaaaatcttagaattctaaaattctaaaacctTAAAATCTTGGAACTTTGAAAtcttgtaatattaaaattttaaaatcctaAAATCTTAAAGCTttgcaattttacaatattaaaattttagaaccttGAAACCTTAGATTTGTACAATTTCAAAATGCGAGAATCTTGAAGAGGCAAAAACATTCCTAAAACATTAACACTTTTTCTCTTACCTGTACCGTCCACGTGCGAGCTGACGTCGTCGATGAGAAAACGCTTCACCGACTCGATCGGCACGTACTCTTGATTACTGTCAAGGCTCATGGAAATCCTATCGACCTGACACAAATTCGTCTGGAACAGGTCCGCGTCCTCGTCCGGATAAGAATCCGAAGTCTTATACGTCCGATAATTCGATTCCCCGTGGAACGGGAGTGACGTATGCGGTTGCTGATGTTTCGACGCGTTCGAAAT
Encoded here:
- the xit gene encoding ALG6/ALG8 family glucosyltransferase xit isoform X2 produces the protein MDNKHVSTSKKAKKIDLPSTNYNANRIVFRVFTLITCLKLLLIPTYHSTDFEVHRNWLAITHSLPVKEWYTNAKSQWTLDYPPMFAWFEYILSCIAQFIDPEMLKVENLNYASSNTIYFQRSTVIFLDFIFAYGVKEIGKVFCSSFDSYAIFVILSLCNMGLLVVDHIHFQYNGFLLGIFLLAVANVSKINDQVLSRLFPFKRGLVHAYWAANAWALYIGADKLLSLVLKQLGLLTTTKLAVMTGGLVQEQSFLVLPTPTPFVTFLLTLSSILPTLYCLFFKKDYSTNLKQFVRSLILCALCSFIFGWHVHEKAILTAIIPLCVLAVTDKDDARIFLILSSAGHTALLPLLYPTNLTPLKILLLLTYMLASFLTLSRKFKQQLLYFHEYIYVIILPILTVYETVLHKLIFGDKLPFLPLAITSIYCATGVLYSWILYYYMFLRYNAVDQRKKKE
- the xit gene encoding ALG6/ALG8 family glucosyltransferase xit isoform X1, whose protein sequence is MDNKHVSTSKKAKKIDLPSTNYNANRIVFRVFTLITCLKLLLIPTYHSTDFEVHRNWLAITHSLPVKEWYTNAKSQWTLDYPPMFAWFEYILSCIAQFIDPEMLKVENLNYASSNTIYFQRSTVIFLDFIFAYGVKEIGKVFCSSFDSYAIFVILSLCNMGLLVVDHIHFQYNGFLLGIFLLAVANVSKINDQVSVLQGTLWFALLLNLKHIYLYVAPIFVIWLLKSYCMNGNQFFKRLFMLGSIVIITLAVSFGPFISQLPQVLSRLFPFKRGLVHAYWAANAWALYIGADKLLSLVLKQLGLLTTTKLAVMTGGLVQEQSFLVLPTPTPFVTFLLTLSSILPTLYCLFFKKDYSTNLKQFVRSLILCALCSFIFGWHVHEKAILTAIIPLCVLAVTDKDDARIFLILSSAGHTALLPLLYPTNLTPLKILLLLTYMLASFLTLSRKFKQQLLYFHEYIYVIILPILTVYETVLHKLIFGDKLPFLPLAITSIYCATGVLYSWILYYYMFLRYNAVDQRKKKE
- the GILT1 gene encoding gamma-interferon-inducible lysosomal thiol reductase 1, yielding MRCYLFTSSCSLAVFFAFLSLVAGDEQSYTVKDVGVYYESLCPDSIRFIKNQLVPAYDTVKDHIRVTLVPYGKASHKRNAKTGDWEFACQHGPTECQGNMAQACALHEIQNKEPAEKVQQLSVSLVGCVMSARNPASSVPQCAQSVGLSQETKTSIDQCISGSKSKELLVVNGEKTEALNPSLTFVPTITINGVTSKEIQNKALSNFLKLICDMIPQDSRPDKCSTA